A single region of the Streptomyces sp. NBC_00236 genome encodes:
- a CDS encoding outer membrane protein assembly factor BamB family protein, which translates to MTQPPQPPPNDPPQGGFGAPQDPPPGGFGAPQDPPPGGFGAPTPPPADPFGKQPATPPPPAPGGYGTPPPPAPGGYGTPPPAGPPQQQPGYGYPQAQPPQPGYGFPQTPPQGQPQQGYGFPPGQAPQQGYGYPTAPMQQPYQPQQPGGNGPKKFSTQAQIIVAAAVAVALIIGGGVWFASSGGDDEKKDEAVSSAGTTGENKGGSGGSLGGGGKEKAPADIKAHVGFQLPQPKVTDVTTVTGSWLTDKAYVKTGVNEIVGYDPAKGTKLWSIPLAGQVCAASRHMSKDFKTAVAFEEGKRTAANKYPSCNQVGALDLNTGKLMWNKSVTASTGGDRPVRFDEVTLSGSTIAAGGTEGGAAFDLNTGAERWKPKVSTDGCYDKGYGGGEALAVVRKCGTYDDPQLIIQALNPTTGAPLSSYKMPAGVEYASIVSTKPLVVAADVGDTAGDGSGISDFFSIDAASGKLLTRIAADGEKYAASCRATKVESCQHVAVGNNRVYVPTEEHEGTGEYGNTNEIVSFDLTTGKQTGDRADAGDRYSMFPVRMDGGNLIAYKEPPYDKGGQIVSIDGATFKPTVLMDNPGDEAVRDAETSFSSDYAEYVYGGGKLFISETMVSKPRASSLGDKEYLVVSFSTN; encoded by the coding sequence ATGACGCAGCCGCCCCAGCCGCCGCCCAACGACCCGCCCCAGGGCGGGTTCGGCGCCCCCCAGGACCCGCCGCCCGGTGGTTTCGGCGCTCCGCAGGACCCGCCCCCCGGTGGTTTCGGCGCCCCGACGCCGCCGCCCGCCGACCCGTTCGGCAAGCAGCCGGCGACCCCGCCGCCCCCGGCCCCGGGCGGCTACGGCACCCCGCCGCCCCCGGCCCCCGGCGGATACGGAACCCCGCCGCCCGCGGGTCCGCCGCAGCAGCAGCCCGGTTACGGCTACCCGCAGGCCCAGCCGCCGCAGCCCGGATACGGATTCCCGCAGACGCCCCCGCAGGGCCAGCCGCAGCAGGGGTACGGATTCCCGCCCGGCCAGGCGCCGCAGCAGGGCTACGGCTATCCGACCGCCCCGATGCAGCAGCCGTACCAGCCGCAGCAGCCCGGCGGCAACGGGCCGAAGAAGTTCTCCACGCAGGCCCAGATCATCGTCGCCGCGGCGGTCGCCGTGGCGCTGATCATCGGCGGCGGTGTGTGGTTCGCGTCCAGTGGCGGCGACGACGAGAAGAAGGACGAGGCGGTCAGCTCCGCCGGAACCACCGGTGAGAACAAGGGCGGTTCGGGCGGCAGCCTCGGCGGTGGCGGCAAGGAGAAGGCCCCGGCGGACATCAAGGCGCACGTCGGCTTCCAGCTCCCGCAGCCCAAGGTCACCGACGTCACCACGGTCACCGGCTCCTGGCTGACGGACAAGGCGTACGTGAAGACGGGCGTCAACGAGATCGTCGGCTACGACCCGGCCAAGGGCACCAAGCTCTGGTCGATCCCGCTGGCCGGCCAGGTGTGCGCCGCCTCCCGGCACATGAGCAAGGACTTCAAGACGGCCGTCGCCTTCGAGGAGGGCAAGCGGACCGCGGCCAACAAGTACCCCAGCTGCAACCAGGTGGGCGCGCTCGACCTGAACACCGGCAAGCTCATGTGGAACAAGTCGGTCACCGCCTCCACCGGCGGTGACCGCCCGGTCCGCTTCGACGAGGTCACGCTCAGCGGCAGCACGATCGCCGCCGGCGGCACCGAGGGCGGCGCGGCCTTCGACCTGAACACCGGCGCCGAGCGCTGGAAGCCGAAGGTCAGCACGGACGGCTGCTACGACAAGGGGTACGGCGGCGGCGAGGCACTCGCCGTGGTCCGCAAGTGCGGGACGTACGACGACCCGCAGCTCATCATCCAGGCCCTGAACCCGACGACGGGCGCCCCGCTCTCCTCGTACAAGATGCCGGCCGGCGTCGAATACGCGAGCATCGTCTCCACCAAGCCCCTGGTCGTCGCCGCCGACGTCGGCGACACCGCGGGTGACGGCAGTGGCATCTCGGACTTCTTCTCGATCGACGCGGCCAGCGGCAAGCTGCTCACCCGGATCGCGGCGGACGGCGAGAAGTACGCGGCGAGCTGCCGCGCCACGAAGGTCGAGAGCTGCCAGCACGTCGCCGTCGGCAACAACCGCGTCTACGTGCCCACCGAGGAGCACGAGGGCACCGGGGAGTACGGCAACACCAACGAGATCGTGTCGTTCGACCTGACCACCGGCAAGCAGACCGGTGACCGGGCCGACGCGGGCGACCGGTACTCGATGTTCCCGGTCCGCATGGACGGCGGCAACCTCATCGCGTACAAGGAGCCCCCCTACGACAAGGGCGGCCAGATCGTCTCCATCGACGGCGCGACCTTCAAGCCGACCGTGCTGATGGACAACCCGGGTGACGAGGCCGTCCGGGACGCGGAGACCAGCTTCTCCTCGGACTACGCCGAGTACGTCTACGGCGGCGGCAAGCTGTTCATCTCGGAGACGATGGTCAGCAAGCCGCGGGCGAGCTCGCTGGGCGACAAGGAGTACCTGGTCGTCTCGTTCAGTACGAACTGA